In a genomic window of Drosophila takahashii strain IR98-3 E-12201 chromosome 3L, DtakHiC1v2, whole genome shotgun sequence:
- the Mfap1 gene encoding microfibrillar-associated protein 1, which yields MSAAAAASGIQSTAGAIPMRNEKGELSMQKVKVQRYISGKRPDYAQADSSSEESDEDDFIDTRKRLERHKAERHKLELSRRAGSAEGEERAAGDNAEEDEAEVDDPRLRRLRQRPVDMEDMERERRERHRHIHEPEIMESDSEDEEEEEPPQRAIERGTNKITLASESDTDAELSDAELESRRTKLRSRMLQQQREEEVLQKEDEKQSESSESESSEYEEETESEEDNEPRLKPLFVRKRDRATIQEKEREAQKQKQLEAEAKRAAKERRRATLRMVEESVKKDLEKTKPESNEACIEDVCTDDENDEVEYEAWKLRELKRMKRDREERDNTEREKLDIDRMRNMTEEERRQELRQNPKTVTNKATKGKYKFLQKYYHRGAFYLDEENDVLKRDFAQATLEDHFDKTILPKVMQVKNFGRCGRTKYTHLVDQDTTKFDSPWYAESSSNIKFHNERAGGMRQQFDKPTGSKRKKME from the exons ATGagtgccgccgccgccgcgtCTGGGATTCAGAGCACAGCGGGCGCCATTCCCATGCGCAATGAGAAGG GTGAATTGTCCATGCAGAAGGTGAAGGTGCAGCGCTACATATCCGGCAAGCGGCCCGACTACGCCCAGGCGGACTCCAGTTCGGAGGAGAGCGACGAGGATGACTTCATTGACACCAGGAAGCGGCTGGAGCGCCACAAGGCGGAGCGGCACAAACTGGAGCTCTCCCGCCGCGCGGGCAGCGCCGAGGGGGAGGAGCGGGCGGCGGGCGATAATGCCGAGGAGGACGAGGCCGAGGTGGACGATCCCCGGCTGCGCAGATTGCGCCAGCGACCCGTGGACATGGAGGACATGGAACGCGAGCGACGCGAACGCCACCGACACATCCACGAGCCGGAGATCATGGAGAGCGACagcgaggacgaggaggaggaggagccgccGCAGCGAGCCATTGAGCGCGGCACCAACAAGATCACACTGGCCTCCGAATCGGACACGGATGCGGAGCTCAGCGACGCGGAGCTGGAGAGCCGGCGCACCAAGCTACGTTCCCggatgctgcagcagcagcgcgaGGAGGAGGTGCTGCAGAAGGAGGACGAGAAGCAGTCAGAGTCCTCCGAATCCGAGAGCTCCGAGTACGAGGAGGAGACGGAGAGCGAGGAGGACAACGAGCCGCGCCTGAAACCGCTCTTTGTGCGCAAACGAGATAGGGCCACCATCCAGGAGAAGGAGCGCGAGGcccagaagcagaagcagctgGAGGCGGAGGCCAAGCGGGCGGCCAAGGAGCGGCGCAGGGCCACGCTGCGAATGGTCGAGGAGAGCGTGAAGAAGGATCTGGAGAAGACCAAGCCGGAGAGCAACGAGGCGTGCATCGAGGATGTGTGCACGGATGACGAGAACGACGAGGTGGAGTACGAGGCCTGGAAGCTGCGCGAGCTCAAGCGGATGAAGCGGGATCGCGAGGAGCGAGATAA CACTGAACGCGAAAAGCTGGACATCGATCGCATGCGCAACATGACCGAGGAGGAGCGGCGCCAGGAGCTGCGCCAGAACCCCAAAACGGTGACCAACAAGGCCACCAAGGGCAAGTACAAGTTCCTGCAGAAGTACTACCATCGCGGCGCCTTCTACCTGGACGAGGAGAACGATGTGCTGAAGCGAGACTTTGCCCAGGCCACGCTGGAGGATCACTTCGACAAGACCATCCTGCCCAAGGTGATGCAGGTGAAGAATTTCGGCCGCTGCGGCCGCACCAAGTACACGCATTTAGTCGATCAGGACACCACCAAGTTCGATTCGCCCTGGTACGCCGAATCCTCGAGCAACATCAAGTTCCACAACGAACGCGCCGGCGGCATGAGGCAGCAGTTTGACAAGCCCACGGGTTCGAAGCGCAAGAAGATGGAGTAG
- the mu2 gene encoding mediator of DNA damage checkpoint protein 1: protein MADVSLIVEGLPAVLLKPDTIYRIGRKKGLEISIADESMELAHATACILRRGVVRLAALVGRMFVNEQEKTIVDVGKEDALGGQVMLRFGNVQARLEIKEDSDEAHDSSGFGECLKNRSINSTLDSLDIPETQPPSANTTANTTADSFFIPETQAFLAPQRPSISSGARVSLGDDFMIPETQDLLAELPPPAEQPKSVINLQDFTLASDGESSQGSMIRMCTQDYNEDAIDDFDSSQVLCDALLPLPPPAKPRETLERKETKQDHLDATDLEMSALNWSASNSKCCALSSTKAEEVLPPGDACITPELSAPSGDRNICTPDLFDLILGRENRADSASPDPFVRPANREKTTTPQFGGIKQLVVATIETPTATPDQEKASNSQDMIATQRFPGNKLFESDGEDNEPTNQDFVATQAFNLAPKSPKDKETNQDFIATQAFNLRRPQAQTANETSNQDFIATQVFNLEQKNNETLNQDLIATQAFPGRINSSRCQDFIATQPFHVVKQHSLNLGNKENIQQNVSGKKKPIKGSKTSKKPCNEIDSVLDEMLSGTVVTSPVNPNEEAIKFFKPCVIKDKNHYQKICQIEGVFSDVSNKSRWRTEEGSRKRCAKSESPPTTPSRKNRRISEGSQRFESNFRKRRANSEDKNSEPFSKSICQEQEIPTISEEKTKEDKGNTAFKKEESSLKNNKVITELEEKSNEEPPAKKKRGRKAKNAETSQAETSKDILKPTIRTRRKTGDEDAVTSGKEKPTKAKIAEKNKADISKDIPKPMARTTRQTSIEEVELPVKKESGRKAKKADTSKDIPKPTIRTRRQTSEEDAATTGAEKDGKDIPKLMPRTRRKASEDDSVMPKVENPVKAKRGRKPKVEALEDKAPLKTSKAEAPEDKAPLRTRRKTVVEDRDTLPEEKPINTSIKRAVVRLSRTTIDQKETSSSSVTPSIEEPSSSSTAVASRAPRATRLAKSRSTTPVINDTKGPKKLPSREEPSSSSVDSKKIKTAAEEEAIKNRSGATTTRFSQPVADPLKVFNQYVRKAKTSGKIKIAFTMCNRVALESVLKALKHVVETTEDPLQCDLLIMDKGERTFKFLAVIASNKPVLSSNWLHSVKKTRSIDIKADHLFSDAKFEESFKFKPLSVMEHPRLLYGLHFMLGEDIIPKASEMKVIIQSAGGKVHAQPPSLAISVELYVVTTSKDTKSKRRLSNHENVHYIKTEAIMQALVQHNRELLDEFKLKL from the exons ATGGCAGATGTAAGCTTGATTGTGGAGGGACTGCCGGCGGTGCTCCTGAAACCGGATACAATCTACCGCATTGGAAGAAAGAAGGGCCTGGAAATCAGCATTGCCGATGAG TCCATGGAGCTGGCCCATGCCACCGCCTGCATCCTGCGAAGGGGAGTGGTGCGTCTGGCCGCCCTGGTGGGCAGGATGTTCGTCAACGAGCAGGAGAAGACCATTGTGGACGTGGGAAAAGAGGATGCACTGGGCGGCCAGGTGATGTTGAGATTCGGGAATGTGCAGGCCAGGTTGGAGATCAAGGAGGACAGCGATGAG GCCCACGATAGCAGTGGTTTTGGGGAGTGCCTGAAGAACAGGTCCATTAATTCCACCCTGGACAGCTTGGATATCCCGGAAACACAGCCTCCTTCGGCCAACACAACAGCTAACACCACGGCAGATAGCTTCTTTATACCCGAAACCCAGGCATTTTTAGCCCCGCAAAGACCTTCGATTTCCAGCGGTGCAAGAGTGTCGCTGGGCGATGACTTTATGATACCCGAAACGCAGGATCTGCTGGCGGAACTTCCGCCACCTGCGGAGCAACCAAAATCTGTAATAAATCTCCAAGATTTCACGCTTGCCAGCGATGGCGAGTCCTCGCAGGGCAGCATGATACGCATGTGCACCCAGGATTACAACGAAGATGCCATCGATGATTTTGATTCGTCTCAAGTCCTCTGCGATGCTTTGTTACCTCTGCCGCCGCCTGCGAAACCCAGGGAAACGCTGGAGAGGAAGGAAACTAAGCAGG ATCATTTGGACGCCACCGACTTGGAAATGAGTGCTTTAAATTGGTCTGCCAGCAATTCCAAGTGCTGTGCCCTGAGTAGCACCAAAGCGGAGGAAGTGCTGCCGCCTGGAGATGCCTGCATTACTCCCGAATTATCTGCTCCCTCTGGGGATCGTAATATTTGCACTCCCGATCTATTCGATTTGATTTTGGGCCGGGAGAACCGAGCTGATTCTGCTAGTCCAGATCCTTTTGTTCGGCCTGCAAATAGAGAGAAAACCACCACACCGCAGTTTGGCGGAATCAAACAGCTGGTTGTGGCCACCATTGAGACCCCCACTGCCACTCCTGACCAAGAAAAAGCATCGAACAGCCAGGACATGATCGCCACTCAACGATTTCCAGGCAACAAATTGTTTGAAAGTGACGGCGAGGATAATGAGCCAACTAATCAAGATTTCGTGGCCACTCAGGCGTTTAATTTGGCTCCAAAATCACCAAAAGATAAGGAAACCAATCAGGATTTCATAGCAACTCAGGCATTTAACCTAAGGCGACCTCAAGCACAGACAGCTAATGAGACTTCCAATCAAGATTTTATTGCAACTCAGGTGTTTAACTTGGAACAAAAGAACAATGAGACTTTGAACCAAGATTTAATAGCCACCCAAGCCTTTCCCGGCAGGATTAATAGCTCTCGTTGCCAGGACTTTATAGCCACACAACCCTTTCATGTGGTTAAACAGCATTCCTTGAATTTGggcaacaaagaaaatattcaacAGAATGTCAGTGGCAAAAAGAAACCTATTAAAGGTTCAAAAACTTCTAAAAAGCCTTGTAATGAGATAGATTCTGTGCTAGATGAAATGCTCTCAGGAACTGTGGTTACTTCGCCTGTAAATCCCAACGAAGAGGCCATCAAGTTCTTTAAACCATGCGTGATTAAGGATAAGAATCACTAccaaaag ATTTGCCAAATCGAAGGTGTTTTCAGTGACGTGAGCAACAAAAGTCGTTGGCGAACTGAGGAAGGCAGTCGCAAACGTTGCGCCAAATCGGAATCACCTCCAACTACGC CCAGCCGAAAGAATCGACGAATTTCGGAGGGATCTCAGCGTTTTGAAAGTAATTTCAGAAAACGACGAGCAAACTCAGAGGATAAAAACTCAGAAC caTTTAGCAAATCTATTTGCCAGGAACAGGAAATCCCAACAATTTCAGAAGAGAAAACAAAAGAGGATAAAGGAAACACTGCGTTTAAAAAGGAGGAAagctctttaaaaaataataaagtaatCACCGAGTTGGAGGAAAAATCTAACGAAGAGCCACCGGCGAAGAAAAAGCGCGGCAGAAAAGCCAAGAATGCAGAGACAAGCCAGGCAGAAACATCGAAGGATATTCTCAAGCCAACTATCCGAACCAGGCGCAAAACCGGCGATGAAGATGCTGTTACGTCTGGTaaagaaaaaccaacaaaagccAAGATTGCAGAGAAAAACAAGGCCGATATATCTAAGGACATTCCCAAACCAATGGCTAGAACCACACGGCAAACCAGCATTGAAGAGGTGGAGCTGCCTGTAAAGAAAGAAAGTGGAAGGAAGGCCAAGAAGGCAGACACATCCAAGGATATTCCAAAGCCAACTATACGAACCAGGCGACAAACTAGCGAGGAAGATGCAGCGACTACTGGAGCAGAAAAGGATGGAAAGGATATTCCCAAACTAATGCCTAGAACCAGGCGCAAAGCTAGCGAAGATGATTCTGTAATGCCTAAGGTAGAAAACCCTGTTAAAGCGAAAAGGGGAAGGAAGCCCAAGGTGGAGGCATTGGAGGATAAAGCACCACTAAAAACCAGTAAGGCGGAGGCACCCGAGGATAAAGCTCCATTAAGAACCAGGCGTAAAACTGTCGTCGAAGATCGCGACACTCTCCCTGAAGAAAAACCCATTAACACATCAATTAAACGTGCAGTTGTTCGTTTATCCAGGACAACCATTGATCAAAAAGAGACTTCATCTAGCTCTGTCACGCCTTCCATCGAAGAGCCATCATCTAGCTCCACTGCTGTAGCTTCGCGAGCTCCAAGAGCAACTCGACTAGCTAAGTCGCGTTCCACAACACCAGTTATCAATGATACCAAAGGTCCTAAGAAGCTTCCCTCGCGTGAAGAGCCATCATCCAGTTCTGTTGAttctaagaaaataaaaactgcaGCTGAAGAGGAAGCTATAAAGAATAGATCAGGAGCCA CCACCACTCGATTTAGTCAGCCGGTTGCAGATCCCCTAAAAG TCTTCAATCAATATGTGAGGAAGGCCAAAACGAGTGGAAAAATAAAGATAGCCTTCACCATGTGCAATCGTGTGGCTTTAGAATCCGTCTTAAAAGCATTGAAGC ATGTGGTGGAGACCACAGAGGATCCCCTACAGTGCGACCTGCTCATCATGGACAAGGGCGAGCGCACCTTCAAGTTCCTCGCGGTGATTGCCTCCAACAAACCTGTACTCTCCAGCAATTGGCTGCATTCCGTAAAGAAAACCAGAAGCATCGACATAAAGGCAGATCATCTGTTTAGCGATGCCAAGTTCGAGGagtcctttaaatttaaaccgcTGTCTGTAATGGAACATCCCCGTTTGCTGTACGGCTTGCACTTTATGCTCGGCGAAGACATCATACCCAAGGCCAGCGAAATGAAAGTCATTATCCAAAGTGCCGGCGGCAAGGTCCACGCTCAACCGCCTTCGCTGGCCATCAGTGTGGAGCTGTATGTGGTGACCACCAGCAAAGACACGAAATCCAAGAGGCGCCTGAGCAACCACGAGAATGTGCACTACATCAAAACCGAGGCCATTATGCAGGCGCTCGTTCAACACAACAGGGAGCTGCTAGACGAGTTCAAGCTGAAACTTTAA
- the Cnb gene encoding centrobin, with protein MSDTDTDDTDLLLLIPPHFCAEEERGKMSSGQDALAMPPPPAPTSAAYQFLHPHKKSELNHINARLQNIGLVGDEELPSDISTISTNTVRNINRELRGMVHSTPKSGGSMEPLRQDNILSEIDHYLDENSAPRWQQRHHSEDHLRMQEPHPATNSLPSLRLASTSSSASVEPTRNARSSLNENKLISLSDLWGKSSLARTVLDQNSPNRLATCSPSLKEEQLRRQHLEKTVQNLQSQMLEYQQRISVAIEVDRSKDAALNEAEQTAQSLNYEVQQLRDALHRLEADRSESQGKVDALQHELSQAVSLATKFQEKNDKLEGELEQRRQEAKDWEERLEQLEMQLNSSKRAEELSHGELNKLRDKFAKSDYQQEKLKARIEELEKDKNTLNHQKEMLQEYHQKQKARADSLEAQRKSLQETLANLTETETNLKKKLDVQHKSLKQYYQQQMENVVAKKMQEFQDQLDKNEEHLKNEARERERLIAERAVKQLEMINEKNNQELNLIQEKHHEEVELYRLQLANASKKIDEMDLKLSCYKTKRADIAEKLHGVMEAQWQQALAILTTPNQNSLLQASDTEGESPELNNARMYPETPKTSKSQRSNSTEKNNLDVVGKRDPPSPMDKLQAYIELLLSKSPGDFDKLDEILAMTSKQGAASKQAKPKSGSKPPPWKC; from the exons ATGAGCGATACCGACACCGACGACACCGATCTCTTGCTGCTCATACCACCACATTTCTGTGCGGAGGAGGAGAGGGGCAAGATGAGCTCTGGCCAGGATGCACTGGCCATGCCCCCGCCCCCGGCGCCCACAAGTGCCGCCTATCAGTTTCTGCATCCCCACAAGAAATCGGAGCTGAATCACATAAATGCCCGGCTGCAGAACATAGGATTGGTTGGAGATGAGGAGCTTCCCTCGGATATATCCACCATATCCACGAATACAGTGAGGAATATCAACAGGGAGCTGCGTGGCATGGTGCACTCCACGCCCAAGAGCGGCGGCTCCATGGAGCCGCTGCGCCAGGACAACATTCTCTCCGAGATTGATCACTACCTAGACGAGAATAGTGCTCCCCGTTGGCAGCAGCGGCACCACAGCGAGGATCATCTAAGGATGCAGGAGCCTCATCCGGCAACCAACTCGCTGCCCAGCCTGCGACTGGCGTCCACCAGCTCCTCTGCTTCGGTAGAACCAACCAGAAACGCCCGGAGCAGCCTAAACGAGAATAAGTTGATCAGCCTGAGCGATTTGTGGGGCAAGAGCAGCTTGGCGCGCACTGTTCTGGATCAGAACTCCCCCAATCGACTGGCCACCTGCAGTCCCTCCCTCAAAGAGGAGCAACTGCGGCGACAGCATCTGGAGAAAACAGTCCAGAACCTGCAATCCCAAATGCTGGAGTATCAGCAGCGCATCTCCGTGGCCATCGAGGTGGATCGCTCTAAGGATGCCGCTCTCAACGAGGCGGAGCAGACGGCCCAGAGTCTCAACTACGAGGTTCAGCAACTGCGGGACGCCCTCCACCGGCTGGAGGCGGACAGGAGCGAATCTCAGGGGAAAGTGGACGCGCTGCAGCACGAATTGTCGCAGGCGGTCAGCCTGGCCACCAAGTTCCAGGAGAAGAACGACAAACTGGAGGGGGAACTCGAACAGCGCAGGCAGGAGGCCAAGGATTGGGAGGAAAGACTTGAGCAGCTGGAAATGCAGCTGAATAGCAGCAAAAGAGCGGAGGAACTGTCCCATGGCGAGCTCAACAAGCTGAGGGATAAGTTTGCCAAGTCAGATTACCAGCAGGAGAAG CTAAAAGCCCGCATTGAGGAGCTGGAAAAGGACAAAAACACCCTGAACCACCAAAAGGAAATGCTGCAGGAGTATCATCAAAAGCAGAAGGCCAGAGCGGATTCCCTGGAGGCCCAGCGCAAATCCCTTCAAGAAACGCTGGCCAATCTGACCGAGACTGAAACAAACCTCAAGAAAAAGCTGGATGTACAGCATAAATCCCTGAAGCAGTATTACCAAcagcaaatggaaaatgtggTGGCCAAAAAGATGCAGGAATTCCAGGATCAGCTGGATAAAAATGAGGAGCATCTAAAGAATGAAGCCCGTGAGCGGGAAAGACTGATTGCCGAGCGAGCCGTCAAACAGCTGGAGATGATCAACGAGAAAAACAACCAGGAACTGAATCTCATTCAGGAGAAGCACCACGAAGAGGTGGAGCTGTATCGTCTCCAACTGGCAAATGCCTCTAAAAAGATAGATGAAATGGATCTGAAGCTTAGTTGTTACAAGACCAAGCG TGCCGATATTGCGGAGAAGCTGCATGGCGTAATGGAGGCCCAGTGGCAGCAGGCTTTGGCCATTCTCACCACGCCCAATCAGAACTCCCTGCTGCAGGCCAGCGACACTGAGGGCGAGTCCCCGGAGCTAAACAATGCCCGCATGTATCCAGAAACTCCCAAGACGAGCAAATCGCAGCGCAGCAACAGCACGGAGAAGAACAACCTGGATGTGGTGGGCAAACGGGATCCACCTTCGCCCATGGACAAGCTGCAGGCCTACATTGAGCTGCTCCTGAGCAAGTCGCCCGGTGATTTCGACAAGCTGGACGAGATCCTGGCCATGACATCCAAGCAGGGAGCAGCCAGCAAGCAGGCGAAACCAAAGAGTGGAAGTAAACCTCCTCCTTGGAAGTGCTGA